A window from Culex pipiens pallens isolate TS chromosome 3, TS_CPP_V2, whole genome shotgun sequence encodes these proteins:
- the LOC120426699 gene encoding uncharacterized protein LOC120426699 encodes MFQQPNGPTSVHHASEEELRCILKFHQQGPQMPETCREVAGETVMICSKDHTVKMFRHGHCGPISCHGPFEPPKPGAGCDLGRGQPQDARVRAGKNPEHGRAGHQQQNRASLGLNYTQGVELVTGTRLLPSSCFRHLSPNLKIGGDKRSCPVQH; translated from the coding sequence ATGTTCCAGCAGCCGAACGGTCCGACCAGCGTTCATCACGCCTCGGAGGAGGAGCTGCGCTGCATCCTGAAGTTTCACCAGCAGGGCCCCCAGATGCCGGAGACGTGTCGGGAGGTGGCCGGCGAAACCGTCATGATCTGTAGCAAGGACCACACGGTGAAGATGTTCCGGCACGGTCACTGCGGGCCGATCTCGTGTCATGGCCCGTTCGAGCCGCCGAAGCCTGGAGCTGGATGTGACCTCGGCCGAGGACAACCGCAAGATGCGCGAGTACGAGCAGGAAAAAATCCTGAGCATGGTCGAGCAGGCCACCAGCAGCAGAATCGTGCTTCGCTTGGGCTTAACTACACACAGGGAGTGGAACTGGTAACCGGAACTCGCCTGTTGCCGTCATCGTGCTTCCGGCATTTGTCACCGAACCTAAAAATCGGCGGAGACAAGCGATCCTGTCCGGTGCAGCATTAA